TATTGGGAAACTTGCTAGGAAGGACCAATTTTCTGATCACACAACCATATATTGAGTTCTATCCTTTTCTGATTGCCAACATGGGGAACAGAAGTACTTGTAGTAATATCCAGGAGTATCTTACATAACTTTGAACTATTTATTTGCTATGACTTTTATTCTGGCAGTTAGAAGTGAAAGATGAGGAAGACTCTTATATTTTCTTCTGAAGTATGGGTTCTATTTTTGTCCTTTAGTTATTCTTTTCCTACTTTGGACAATTTATGAaatatcaaggtgaaaaatgcacGAGTCTTTAGGAAACTTAATTTACTTTTTTCGGCTATATTTTCCTGCATGTTTAACGTAAAGTATGCTTTTCGGTTCCTAAAGTAATATTTGAACAATTCTTTTCTATATATGTGCTTAAGTGCATTAACACAATCTACGTATACATTATCTCAGTAAAAGATCTAGATCTGACTAACACAGAGAAGAACAGTTTGACAATCTTAGCCTTAGTTAGTAGGTCATATCTGGCTTCGGCATCCTTCAATTGCATAGGCTTGTTTAAACCTTTCCAGGGATGTATCATACTAATTTTGCTGCTTCTTGGGTATCATATTGGAGGATGAAAAATAATCTGCAGCGACTGTTAATTTAATGATTTACTAAATGTTTGCAGGGATTGTCAAATAGGAGAACTGGCTCCACTAGTATAAACGCGGACAGTTCACGCTCCCATAGTGTATTTACTTGTGTTGTTGAATCACGATGCAAGGTGATTGACTCCTGCACCGAGCCTTCGCTCTAttatcatttctttttcttcttttttttttccttatcatttcttttctctaCTATCATATTATCATGATCAGCACTTTACAATTTATGCTCTCTGATTTCTAGCTATGCGTTGATTTGTGCAGAGCATCTCTGATGGGTTAAGCTGCTTGAAAACAAGTAGAATAAATCTTGTTGATCTTGCTGGATCTGAAAGACAGAAGCTCACAGGTGCAGCAGGAGAGCGCTTGAAGGAGGCTGGAAATATTAATCGATCTCTTTCACAGCTGGGGTAAGACTTCGCAATATGTTTGTCTTCAGTTCTTGGATCATCACTTACATTGTCAAcgttggttcctttaagttgagCACTACCTAACCACCTTTGGTTTACTTCATTTATCTATTATATTTGTTCTTTAGTTTAAGTGTGTGTCCATTTGCTACCTTTGGTCTGTCTACATGATAGATAGTACACTGTCATAACTGTGTACTTTTCCTCAATAATAATATGTTACAAGCCAAATTGAGTCTAACAGAAATCAATACAGGCAGTGGGCTTGTATAAATACAAGAGCTTTGTCCTTGTTCCTTTATAACTTGTCTAAGGCTTCATTGATCCCACAAAGTAATACATCTCTGCTACTGAAGCTACTATTGTGAGAATGCCCTTGTTTGGAAAAACGTATGTGGCTCAGCTTAATAGGAATTTGATGCTTAGTTTATCATGCTGAAAACACAATTTATGGAAAATAAATTGTCTCCATGTGGAAAATAAAggctttgacaaaaaaaaacacaactCATGCTTAGTCTCCATGTGGAAAATAAAGGCTTTGACGGATGAACTgttaacaaatttttgcaaaggttaatttatctctttttcttcattgttaTTATTTCTAATTATGTCAGGAACTTAATAAACATTCTTGCGGAGGTTTCACAGACAGGAAAGCAGAGGCACATCCCGTACAGGGATTCCAAGCTGACATTTCTGTTGCAGGAATCTCTCGGAGGAAATGCAAAACTTGCAATGATATGTGCTATTTCTCCAGCACAAAGGTGTAAGAGTGAGACCTTTAGCACACTAAGATTTGCACAGCGTGCAAAGGCAATCAAGAACAAGGCAACAATTAATGAAGAAATGCAGGATGACGTAAATGTGCTTAGGGAAGTCATCAGGCAGTTGAAGGTACAAGGTTTTTCTGCCTTCAGACATCTTTTAGTGAGAGTGAAATACATTTTTAGAATAGCAACCAATTACATATTGCAACAGTGAGGTTTGGCAATGCTGATGCAATTTCTGtttttccatgaaaaaaaaaggatgaactGCTGCGCATGAGGGCCAATGCAAATCAGACTAACCAAGATGGAAATTATTCGAAAGGGTGGAATATTAGAAGAAGCTTGAATCTCCTGAATTTTAGCCGTAATTGTGCAATGGCTTTACGTCATGGAGATGATGATAGTGATGAGGAAATGGAAATTGTTGACCAAGATGAAGAACTTCGTCTCCAATCAGCTGGTGATGAGCAAAGCATTGGTTTGGATGTCAACCAACCAGACTCTGTAATAAAAACTGCTCAGCTTGTGGGCTTTGATGATGGAATGTGTGAGGGACCACAATGTAAGACATCTAGTGGAGAACCAGTTCTGGAGGACGATGTTAACATGGAAGAAGTAGATGAACAAGTGGACAAGCACGAAGTCAGTGGTGTAGTAGCAAACTTGCCAGATTATTCCAACTCTCAGAAACAAAATTACGATAACTGCAGTGAAAGAAATGCTGAAGATAATCTGATCACCTCACCAGTCAATGGACTTGACAAAATTTTGTCTGAACGGCCTAATGAGGAAAATGTTGACATTTCTGTCTTGAGTTCACGGAATGATGATCTATCAAGAAGACTAGCAGAGGAAGATACATCAAAGAAATTTGAGTTGGACAACAAACTCAACGGCACACCTTGCACATCTCCAACGTGCTTTGAGGAGGATACAAAAGCTTCCACTGATCTCAGCATTGTCCCATGCAATGTGTCTCCACCTCCAAAATCTCCAACTCCAAGCGTTTCACCGAAAGTTGTTAATAGTAGTAGGAAAAGTCTAAGAACTTCATCAACACTAACTGCTTCCTGCAAAGATTTGGCTAACGATAACTTGGAGCCGGAACCTCCATGTTTATCCTTTGCAAAGCCCTCAAATAGCATCTGTCTAAATATGTCAGGTCAAAGACGTAGAAGTTCCAAACCAACTCGGCAATTGGCTGCTAGTCTCCAACGTGGCCTTGAAATTTTGGATGGTCGTCATCACCAAAGTGCATCTATGAGGAGGTCCACTTTCAGATTCTCAAACAGATTTGCTGATGTCAAAGGACTTGTGCCAACTGCCAAAGTTGATGCCGGTGTTCAAACACACATTTCTGAAACTGAATCAATGCAAgagcactcaattttgactttgtgCAGCAAATGTAAGAGGAGGAATCCCCATGAAGAACTTAAAGATGCCAATGATAGCTCGAATTTGCAGCTAGTTCCCATCGACGGATCACAATCCAGTGACAAGTTCAAGACACAGGTTCCAAAAGTATGTCATGATTTGTAAGGTCTTATAGTGACGGCTAACAATTGTGTTCTTCTATTATTGCATGTCAATTTCACTTCTATTTTCTTCCAGGCTGTTGAAAAGGTCTTAGCAGGAGCAATACGCAGAGAGATGGCACTGGAAGAGATATGTGCAAAACAAAATTCTGAGATCATGCACCTTAACCGGCTGGTAGGTTAGGATAATAAATTAGAGCCTTACAAAACTAAGGAGCTTATTCTTATTCTTCCCATTTTGAATCCTTGACTAGGTCCAGCAATACAAACATGAGAGAGAATGCAATGCAATAATTAGTCAAACACGGGAAGATAAGATTTTTCGCCTTGAGAGCCTCGTGGATGGTGTCCTACCCACTGAAGAGTTCATGGAGGATGAATTATTGTCTCTGACTCATGAGCACAAGGTTTTGCAGCATTTGAGACATACATATTGCATTTACAGGCAACATATTAATATGGTCTTCTCTTCTCATGTATATCTTTCCACCTTGTACTTTGTACTTGCAGCTTCTGAAGGAAAAGTATGAAAACCATCCAGAAATTTTAAGGACAAAAATTGAGTTGAAAAGAACTCAAGATGAGTTGGAAAGATATCGAAATTTCTTTGATTTGGGTGAGAGGGATGTTTTACTGGAAGAGATCCAAGACTTGAGAAACCAACTGCAGTTATATGTAGATACTTCGCCAAAATTGTCAAGAAAAAGAAGTCCTTTATTACAGTTAACATATTCATGTCAGCCTAGCTTGGCTTCAACTTTGTGCACAGCTCCAGAGTCCAAGGAAGAGAGCGCAGAAGAAAGGCTTGAACAGGAAAGGGCTCAGTGGACTGAAGCAGAGAGTAAGTGGATTTCTCTGGTTGAAGAATTGAGATCAGAACTAGAAGTTAGCCAGGCACTACTGGCAAAGGAAAAGCAAGAACTAGATTCAGAGAAGAAATGTTCAGAAGAGCTGAAAGAAGCAATGCGGATGGCAATGGAGGGACATGCTCGCATGCTTGAACAGTATGCTGAACTTGAAGAAAAACACATGCAGCTACTTGCGAGGCATAGGAAGATTCAGGATGGAATAGAAGATGTCAAGAAAGCTGCTGCCAAGGCAGGAATAAGAGGTGTGGAATCTAAGTTCATTAATGCTCTTGCTGCAGAAATTTCAGTGCTCAAGGTTGAAAGGGAAAGGGAGAGGAGATATTTCTGGGATGAAAACAGAGGTCTTCAGGCTCAACTAAGGGATACTGCTGAAGCTGTACAGGCTGCTGGTGAATTACTTGTACGGCTTAAAGATGCTGAAGAAGCAACTGCTGTGGCTGAGGTGAGTTTGCAATTTACATTCTGAGTTGAcattttcctctcatttttccTTGGTGCATGGATCATTTCTCCTTGTTTCTCCTTTATTGGCATCATTGGAAGGTACATTTAGAAATTGTGCTAAGTTGTCCAGAGTGATCTAGGCACGCACCAAGTTTCTTAGCCTTCTACCATGGCTCTTCAACATTGCCTTTATTTTACAGTGAGGTTCTCTGGGAGTCCCTTGACCCATCCAGCAGGATACTAATTCTAACCAAAGGGAAAAAATCCtcaagaagaaaggaagaaaagaaaatgtgacctttttttcatcttttatcaAATGGGTGTTGAACTCTGGATTATGAGTAGATACTAGTGAGGTTTCTTAatgtgtttttttcttttttcttatgcGTTTCTTGTTATTAGTATGATCCTTTTTGATGTAATGTGCATGCATAaatggtggaggtggtggtgaaCTAGATTTGACAGGATGATGCAACATTTTTGGTGCATAATGAACAGATAgaatttaccaaaaaaatataGCGAGTTTTTTTTCATTGAGGCTAGCTCTTTTAAATGCATTATCAGTGTTTGTGGTTCTTATTATTTTACCTAAACAATACTTCTGCTCCAAAtgcttttcttccttcttttcaaGCTTGCACCATTATCCCTATTACTTGTACATGGCTGGAAGCATATGACCTCAAGCTATGGCAGATTAGGAGGTGCATCATCTGTTCAGAGTAGCTTTTCATTTGCCATTATTGATAtcacaaaatgaaaatgatcaaAATGCACAATGAGTGACTAAATTATTATATGTATTGGTTTTCCGCACTGAATTATTTGTTTTTCCGAAGTGGTCATTCAACTTCTGATATTAAATTTCTAATTATTTCATCCAATTTACCTGTTGTTCTTAATGAATAAATAAGACCTTGAGTAGCACATGGAGCCTTTAAGTGTAAATATGTTAAATAACATCTGTTCTTCCCCAACCCAAGATAGTGTGGGATTTTTTCTTTCCAGTTCAACAAATGCCTAATTGGTGCAAAAAGATTCTGGCATTTACACTGACCCCAAAAGTATAACCCACCAGACATAAATTTCATATTCAATTTAGATAGGGAATTAATAATGTCAAACTCCTagtggtttttttctttttctgataaactaccacaaatttgaaaaatgcacTATAGGCACATTAAAATCAGGCGTTGGAAGAAGGATCTGTGTGTGGGGTTAGTAAAGAAGGTGTAAACGGCATTGGGTTAAGCTATTttcagaaagaaagagtgagAACCGGTCATGAGGCTTTCAGGAAACAGATTGAGATTCCTTTGCTGGGGGTTGGTGGACTGGCTGCTGTGAATTGgttggaagagagagagaggggattAAGGATGCAGGGTAGAGTCGAACGGATTGCTCTGTTTCTGTGGATGAAATGCCTCTCAGTTTCCCTGGAGATACCAGAACTTGGCATTGTCAATTGTTGTGATGGCTTAATGTGCACAAGTGTCTGAGTTTCAATACCAGTTTAGCAAGGAAAATAATCAGTTGGTAGTTAGTTGTTCATTTTGGGCTTGGATGTTGTTTTCTGGGGACGAGGGAAGGTTGAATTCGTATACTGTTACATTTTCATCTTACAGGATTGTGACATATTAAGTACCTAAGCTACATAGTGTTTCCTTTTATCATCAGAATCATTACGCATGTTGTTAATTAGACATATTGATTTCTTTTTTGTGCTGGTAATTGATATTTACCTCCTTTGTTATATTTGTTGGGTATTTGACCTTACTGATGTTCCCTTCTAGAGAATACTAAGCTAACATGCTGCATGTTTGAGCTCTGAACTTATTATCATTTATGATTTGTGGATTTGATTTACATCCACAATcattctaattaattttatgaaTGTGCAGAAGCGAGCCACAGAAGCACAGCAAGAAACTGAGAAAGCTTACCAAAAGATAGAAAAATTGATGAGAAAACATGAAGAGGAGACCCGTGTATTCAATCAGTTACTTGCAGATTCTCATCTACCTAAAGAAGCAGTAAAGCCTGTCTACGATGTATCTGAACTGGCAACAGGTGATGCTGGAGAGACACAGAGTACAGGTGAGCAATGGCGTGAGGAGTTTGAACCATATTATAATGCCGAAGAAGAGGAGTTGTCTAAATTAGAACCATCTTCATGGTTCTCTGGGTACGACCGATGCAATATTTAGGCATCTTACCTTTGCAATGCCAATGTTGTATGTAGTAATAATAGCTTTGTTTATACAGATCTTAAAGTGTGTTGTTGATTTACACATGTAATTCAAGTTGTCTCACCAATTGTGAAGTCAATTACAACTCTGTTGGGAAAGAAGATATAAATGATATATTCCATTTCATTCTTTCACTCTTCAGCTCTGTACTTGCTCATACATTTCGTATGCTCTCTGTATCACACGACAGAGCGAAGCTAATCAGCAAATGTGTAGCTGCATCTGTGACTTTAAGCCTACATTCAACTTTTTACCATTAGAATCTTTACAAAGTTTAGCTCTCAGTGAAGGTGAAAATGGAGAAATGGAATGCTTCAAACAGAATGCAGTGCTAATGGACGTGGGAAAGCAAGGCCTTCTGCAATTTTTGTACCGTGGCGATTTCTATAGTAAAAAGGCCTAAGTTCTGAACCAACAAGCTTTGATTGCACTCTAATTATGTGGTCGCTCAGGGCTTTTTATGATTCCCCATATGAAAGGAAGAATTTTGTAAAGAGATTTGAATGGATAGGGTGGTCCTAGCAGTACAGGTAAGTGGGCCTGTGGAAAGATCTCAAAAGCAAAAACTGAAGTTTGCTAGCAGCTTAGATCATTTATTTGTTTGGTTTATGTGTCAAG
This region of Coffea arabica cultivar ET-39 chromosome 3c, Coffea Arabica ET-39 HiFi, whole genome shotgun sequence genomic DNA includes:
- the LOC113734587 gene encoding kinesin-like protein KIN-12B, with product MKPRNTILKENHSHQSETSAFGLPPPSSPNPSSMKQRIPGVSGSNSSGHRRQKSSSSKENAPPQMADLNQVAAVEYFSPSDPRKPSPSPMTVVAAAKIRSPLPPRPPLKRKHSMEASGSEKGPNPASTDSGVKVIVRMRPLNKDEEEGEMIVQKISNDSLSIAGHTFTFDSIADYESAQIDIFELVGAPLVENCLAGFNSSVFAYGQTGSGKTYTIWGPANALEENISNDQQGLTPRVFQRLFSRISEEQTKHADRQLMYQCRCSFLEIYNEQITDLLEPSQKNLQIREDVKTGVYVDNLTEEYVSTMKDVIQLLIKGLSNRRTGSTSINADSSRSHSVFTCVVESRCKSISDGLSCLKTSRINLVDLAGSERQKLTGAAGERLKEAGNINRSLSQLGNLINILAEVSQTGKQRHIPYRDSKLTFLLQESLGGNAKLAMICAISPAQRCKSETFSTLRFAQRAKAIKNKATINEEMQDDVNVLREVIRQLKDELLRMRANANQTNQDGNYSKGWNIRRSLNLLNFSRNCAMALRHGDDDSDEEMEIVDQDEELRLQSAGDEQSIGLDVNQPDSVIKTAQLVGFDDGMCEGPQCKTSSGEPVLEDDVNMEEVDEQVDKHEVSGVVANLPDYSNSQKQNYDNCSERNAEDNLITSPVNGLDKILSERPNEENVDISVLSSRNDDLSRRLAEEDTSKKFELDNKLNGTPCTSPTCFEEDTKASTDLSIVPCNVSPPPKSPTPSVSPKVVNSSRKSLRTSSTLTASCKDLANDNLEPEPPCLSFAKPSNSICLNMSGQRRRSSKPTRQLAASLQRGLEILDGRHHQSASMRRSTFRFSNRFADVKGLVPTAKVDAGVQTHISETESMQEHSILTLCSKCKRRNPHEELKDANDSSNLQLVPIDGSQSSDKFKTQVPKAVEKVLAGAIRREMALEEICAKQNSEIMHLNRLVQQYKHERECNAIISQTREDKIFRLESLVDGVLPTEEFMEDELLSLTHEHKLLKEKYENHPEILRTKIELKRTQDELERYRNFFDLGERDVLLEEIQDLRNQLQLYVDTSPKLSRKRSPLLQLTYSCQPSLASTLCTAPESKEESAEERLEQERAQWTEAESKWISLVEELRSELEVSQALLAKEKQELDSEKKCSEELKEAMRMAMEGHARMLEQYAELEEKHMQLLARHRKIQDGIEDVKKAAAKAGIRGVESKFINALAAEISVLKVERERERRYFWDENRGLQAQLRDTAEAVQAAGELLVRLKDAEEATAVAEKRATEAQQETEKAYQKIEKLMRKHEEETRVFNQLLADSHLPKEAVKPVYDVSELATGDAGETQSTGEQWREEFEPYYNAEEEELSKLEPSSWFSGYDRCNI